The DNA window TATTTACAATTATAGCAGAAATACAGTATTATGTATATATTATCATCATTTTCCTAAGTCTGAAAAAATACAAAGCAGTCCATCGTGAGAACTATTCGAACTATGATAATGACAATTATAAATGGTTGCTTCAGATTACTCTATTTTTCTTTTTTGCCCATCTGTTTGTACTTGCAAAATTAGGACTCCAATATTTTGGACAGGATCAAAGTTTTCTACAAAACATTTACTTAATCATCAGCACGATTGCTTTAATTACAATATGTTGGTTCGTATTAAAAGCTTTATATAATCCCCAACATTTTACAGGCATTGGATCATATTTGGAGCCTATTGACACTTTAATTAAAAAAAACAAATACATATCCGATAAAAAGATAATTCCTAACCACAGCTCGATAAGGCTCAAAGCTTATATGGAGCAGAACAAACCTTATCTGGATGATGAATTGACATTACAAAAGCTGGCTGCACAGGTCGATATGCCCGAGAAAGAACTTTCTATCCTCATCAATCAACAAATTGGAAAACATTTTTTTGATTTTATAAATGCATATAGGATTAGGGATGCAAAGTTACTTTTGAAAGAAAACCCCCATTTGACAGTCCTCGAAATCTTATATCAGGTGGGATTCAGTTCCAAATCATCTTTTTACACAGCCTTTAAAAAAGAAACAAACTTCACACCCTCAGATTACAGAAAATCAAAAAGTTAGACAATGTCCGATTTTTATCCGGACCCATTAATCAGTATAATTAGGTTCGATTATCGAAACTCGGACTTTTATGATGGATAGAAATTACAAATTTGTTTCAAATTAAATTTTGAATCAAATGAAACGATCATTTAAAGTTTTAATAATTCTTGCATTCACCTTATTATTTTACAATGCAAGTCTTGCTCAAAATCAAAATAGAACACAACAATTAAAAAAAGTAGATTCTTTATTGGATCATTCCTATCAAAAGAACAGCCCCGGCGTTACATTAGCGATCATAGAGCAGGGAAAAACCATTTACAGCAGTCAAAGAGGTATCTCCAATATGGAATATAAAATACCCATTACGGATTCTACCGTTTTCCACATAGCATCGGTTTCAAAACAATTCACAGCATTTCTTGCAGTATCATTAGAAAAAGAAGGTAAACTTTCGTTAGATGACGATATCCGAAAGTATTTACCAGAATTGAAAGATCTACCTTACAAAATAAGTCTTCGACAACTGGCGAATCATACCCACGGTTTACCCAACCTTTATGAGTTGGCTCAACTGAAAGGCATAGAACTTGGTGATAGAATTACACATAAAGAGATTGTGGCAATGCTGCTTCGCATCAAACAGATCAATTTTAAACCTGGTGAAAAATTTGAATATAACAACACAGGTTTTGTCTTGCTTGCCGAGATCATCGAACGTGTCTGTGGGAAATCCTTTCAGGAAATATTAAAAGATAAAATCTTTTTTCCGCTACGAATGTCCAATAGCTTAGCTGTTAGCTCACCATCTCTGATTGTTAAAAATAAAGCATATTCCTATCGCTTAAAAAACGAAAAATATGAAAATTTCGCTTTTAATCTGATGGCCAATGGATCATCCGGGGTTAGTACAACCATTAAAGATCTAAGCAAATGGATTATCAAGATGCAATATCCGTCCTTAGAAGACAAAAATATCTTTGATGAAATGATAAAACCTTCCACGCTCAATTCCGGAGAAACCATACAGTATGGATTGGGGTTAGAAACCAAAACTTATAAAGGGTTGGAACTTATTTTTCACGGTGGTGGCGATGC is part of the Chryseobacterium camelliae genome and encodes:
- a CDS encoding helix-turn-helix domain-containing protein, which translates into the protein MGKNIELISSLGKIVVFLMLMFSVFLLTVKSNKKLSNQLFALFLLLTAFDFTGFFMGNLLATHPDIKILKISSSLLQMPAFYLYVLAICYYNFKLKPKHLIHTLLFLGFFIFFKLTSISDQSFLVFTIIAEIQYYVYIIIIFLSLKKYKAVHRENYSNYDNDNYKWLLQITLFFFFAHLFVLAKLGLQYFGQDQSFLQNIYLIISTIALITICWFVLKALYNPQHFTGIGSYLEPIDTLIKKNKYISDKKIIPNHSSIRLKAYMEQNKPYLDDELTLQKLAAQVDMPEKELSILINQQIGKHFFDFINAYRIRDAKLLLKENPHLTVLEILYQVGFSSKSSFYTAFKKETNFTPSDYRKSKS
- a CDS encoding serine hydrolase domain-containing protein, which produces MKRSFKVLIILAFTLLFYNASLAQNQNRTQQLKKVDSLLDHSYQKNSPGVTLAIIEQGKTIYSSQRGISNMEYKIPITDSTVFHIASVSKQFTAFLAVSLEKEGKLSLDDDIRKYLPELKDLPYKISLRQLANHTHGLPNLYELAQLKGIELGDRITHKEIVAMLLRIKQINFKPGEKFEYNNTGFVLLAEIIERVCGKSFQEILKDKIFFPLRMSNSLAVSSPSLIVKNKAYSYRLKNEKYENFAFNLMANGSSGVSTTIKDLSKWIIKMQYPSLEDKNIFDEMIKPSTLNSGETIQYGLGLETKTYKGLELIFHGGGDAGYRSYILNVPKHHFSVVILGNNNDFKPFQLVYEVVDLFLKENEKEIPSPIKTIYTTQELKPFTGTYEMFPGSLFNIIAENNELYYQAFGSNKKMQLPIIGDGIFANPNLPISYFSFDKNTCIFHIADFKYSSKKVTVISPTLNKNDLIKLAGIYKNKEFNTQYELVVENNELIARHSSNDDITLHSFANNSFYSDEGFFGKLVFRKNIKEEITGFSLSGQNLNNILFVKIK